One Nocardiopsis changdeensis genomic window, GTGGCGGGGGCGGCGACCGCTGCGGTGGCCGCGGCCAATCTGCAGGCGGAGTCGGGGATCGCCTCCAGCACGGTGGCGGCGTGGGTGTCGCGGATCTCTTCGGGTGAGGGCCTGGAGGGGGTGGATGTGCTGGTCGTGGACGAGGCGGCGATGGTCGACGACCGGTCCATGGCGGTGCTGGTCGGGGAGGCCGAGCGCACCGGCACCAAGGTGGTGGGCATCGGCGACCCGGCCCAGCTGGAAGCGGTCGGGGTCGGCGGGACGTTCGCGGCGGTGCACACCCTGGTGCGGGGCCAGACGCTGACGGAGAACCGTCGGCAGAGCGATGCGGTGGACCAGCAGGCCCTGCGGGCGTGGCTGGACGGGGCCCGGGAGAGCGCCCTGGCAGTGTGGGGGCGGGCGGGGCGGGTGCACGCCGCCAAGCGGGCGTTCGAGGCTCATGAGGCCATCGCCCGGGCGTGGTGGGCCGACCGGGCCCCGGTTGAGGACCGGTTCCAGGCGGTGCAGGACGTGCTGGTCCTGGCGGCCCGCAACAGCGATGTGGAGGAGCTCAACCACCGGATGCGGGTCCTGGCACGCCAGGGCGGCCACCTGGCCGGGGACGAGGAGCGGTTCGCGCTGGCCGGCGGGGGGCGTCTGGCGTTGGCGGCCGGTGACGCGGTGCGGGTGCGCCGCAACGACTACCGGTCGCGGCGCGGTGAGGGCGAGGACGTCCTCAACGGGTTCCGCGGGGTGGTGGCCGAGGTGGACGCCCGGCGCGGGGCCCGGGTGGAGTGGCGGCGCCAGGGGCGGGTGCACAGCGCGTGGATCGGCCCTGAGGCGATCGCGCGGGGGGACCTGAGTCTGGGGTATGCGATGACGATCGCGGCGGCCCAGGGGCTGACGTGCGAGCGTGTGCACGTGTACGGGGTGGGGGCCGACGCCAGGTCGCTGTACCCGGCGATGACGCGCTCGCGCAAGCGCGCGGACCTGTACCTGGCCGGTGAGGCGCTGGCCGATCCCGCGCTGCGCGGGCGGTTGAAGGACGCGTCCGGCGACAAGGAGGTCGTGCGGGCGTGCATCTCGGCGTACGCGCGCACGCTGGCCGTGCGCCAAGAGGGGCTGGTCATCGACGAACTGGACCAGGCTCCCGCCCCCGCCGCGGCTTCGGGTGCCGGTCCGGTGGCTCCTGCCCAGGAGGCCCCGGTGGCCTCGGCCCCGCAGAAGGCCCGCCCCCTGGATGCGCCGGTGCCGCTCAGCCGCGCCCTGGGGCTGAAGAAGGGGGCGGGGCGCTCCCAAGGACCGCGCCTGCCTCCCCCCGGGGCCCCGCGCCGCCGAGGTCCGCAGGTGTAACACCCCGCTACCTATACGGCGTATAGGTAGCGGGGTCGTTGTCCTCCACCAACTCCCACAGGAGAGCACCGGCGGCATGGGCCGCCCGTTCCTGGGGGCCCCACGCGTGGGAGGTGTACCAGGAGCGGATCTGGTCGGCGGTGCGGACCAGGGCGGTAAGCGCCCTCCGGCACCCCGCGGCAGGGGTGGTGCGCGGTGCGGCGCACAGGGCCCGGGCCGCCTCGCGCACCTGTGCGGCCAGGACGGTGGGGACGGCGGCCACCGGCGGCCGTCCCGCGTGGGACCACTGCCGTGCTGCGCTGGCCAGCGGCGGCCGCCACGGTTCGGGGGCGGCCAGGGGCAGGGCGGTGAAGGCGTCCGACAGGGCGGCGGCCACTGCGGCCCGCTGCCCGCCGTCCAGGTATGGCCAGTCCCTGGCCACCTCCTCCACCACAGTGGCCAGGGCCGGCCAGGGAGCCGCCGCGGCCGCCGGATCCGGGAGCACCGGCGCCCCGGCGAAACGTGCGCGCACCCGGGGCAGGGACAGGTCCGGGGCCAGGGAACCGCCGGAGAACCACACCGGTTCCCCACTGTCGAGGCGATCGCGGTCCAGAGCCAGGGCGTAGCCCACCACCGGGTCGGCGCCGCGGCGGCGCAGCAGCACCCCGCGGCCGGTCAGGGCGGTGAAGAACCCGGCCTCGGTGCGGGCGGCGGCGGCCGCGCGGCGGGCCTCCTCCTCCAGAACGGCGCGGGTGGGCCGCTCCCAGCCCTGGCGGCGCGCCTTCTCGGTCTCCCCGCGGGACGGGGCGGGGGCGGAGGTGCGGTCGGAGGCGCTGGTGGGGCGCAGCCCCAGCTCGTCCTCCAGCTCCCGGCACGCGGTGCGCAGGCGCAGGGCATCGTTGTGAATGTCAGGGGTGGCGTCGTCCTGGCGGGCCAGGGTGGCCAGCAGGTGGATGTGGTGGCTCTCGACCCCGTCATGGCGCACCGCGACCCACCGGCACGCGCGGGCGTCACCGGCGGGGGCCACGCCTGCGGCGTCGGCCAGGCGGCGGGCGATGTGCGCCCACTGGGCGTCGTCCAGAGGGTGGTCGGTGGGGGCGACGCGCACGGCGCAGTGCCAGACGTGGTGGCGCCCCCGGGGGCGTACGAACCGGTCCAGGCGGCGGGCCAGCACCGCCAGGTCTGCGGCCGGGGAGGGGGAGCGCCCGGGGTCGGGGACGGCCAGGGTGCGCCAGGCCGCCACCAGATGGGGATCGATGTGCTCGTTGGCGCTTCCGGGCCCGTACAGGTAGTCGAGCAGGCCCCGGGTGTCCTTGCCGCGCATGACCTTGGCGATCACGTTTGGGCCCCGGCCACGGCGTCGCCGGCGTCCTCCAGGGCCTGGGCTGCGGCCTCCAGGCGCTCCAGCAGCCCGGGCTCGGGGTCGGTGCCGATGCGCAAGGCCAGGGCCTCCAGGGCGTTGACGGCATCGTTGAGGGCGATGAGGCTCTGGCGGGCGTCGGGGGCGATGGCCAGCTCCTGGCGGGCCACGCCCAAGGCGGCGTGGGCGGCGAACCCGCTCACGGTCATGCCCTGCTCTTGGGCGGCCCGGGCCAGCAGGGTGTGCTCGTCGTCGCTGAGGCTGAGCTTGACGAAGTGGTCGCGGCGTACCCCCGTCCTGCGGTCGCCGCGTCGGCGCTGGGTCGTGTCGGCCACCGTGGGTTCCTCCGGCACAGGGGTGGGCGGGTCCGGCCGGCTGTGGCCACCCAGGGGTGGTCACAGGGGGTGGCCATGGCCACCCGGGCACGGGGTTGTGGCCGGATTCTGACACACTCGTCCAGATTCGTGATGCTGGGGAGAGACCGATGCCCGACTTGCCATCCACCGCGTCCTGGTGGCTGATCTGCGCCCTGGCCCTGGCCGTGACCGGAGCCCTGGTGTGGGGGGTGCGCCGGGCCACGACCCGCGCCGCCCGCCCCGGCCGGCGTGCGGGCGCGGTGCCGCTGCACGGCGGCTATCTGGCGGCCACCGCGGTCATCGCGGTGGTGGCGCTGGGGTTGATCCTGGTGGCGTTCACCATGAGCTACGCGGCGCTGTACGAGGCCGCCACCTGGCTGGCCCACACCCAGCTGCACGCGATCAACGGCGGTGACCTGCGGTTCCTGTTCCCGTTGGGCATCGACGCGGTCATCGTCTACTTCCTGGCCATGGACCTGCTCATGGAGTGGCAGGGGCGTCGGCACGCGCTGAACCGGTGGGCGGCCTATGCGCTGTCGGCGATCACGATCATCTTGAACGTGTCCCAGGGGGACGGGTCCACCGCCTCCTACCTGGGCCACGCCGACTCGCCCATCGTCATCATCCTCATCGCCGAGGGGGTCGCGGCGTGGATCCGGCACCTGGCCGGGCTCGCGCACGGCCAGGCCGCCGACCGGATCCCCGCAGGGCGGTGGATCGCCCACCCGGTCTCCACTTTGAAGGTGGTGCGGCTCATGCTGGGGTGGGGCATCACCTCCTATCCGCAGGCCCTGGAGCACGAGCAGCGCCGCCAGTTGGCCTACGCCATGCTGCGCGAACAGCACGGCCGCACCTGGCGGCGGCACACTCCCCGCCATCTGCGGTGGATGCTGGACAACGGCTACGAGCTGGACACCGCCTTCGAGCTGACCCGGGCCATGACCTCGGCCACGGTGGCCATGACCGCCACCGAGGTCCAGCACCTGGCCACCCCCGGTGGCCAGGCCCTCGGCCACGCTCTGGCCGCGCCCTCGGAGGCGGAAGACGAGGGGAACGCCGCACCGTACCGGGAGGAGGCTGGGAACCAGGAGGCCACGCCTGTGGCCCCTGCGCAGGAGGAGCTAGCCCACGCCGCCCCGGTGACCGATCGAGCATCTGCGGCGTCGGCCGCGCAGGTGGCCCCCGCTCCGGTTGCGCTGCCCGAGCAAGTTCTGGCCGAGACCGCTCCCACCCCATCGTTCCGCCCCGAACCGGTGTCCCAGACGGAGCCTGAACCTGCACCGACGCCCACCCTGGGAGTGTTGTCGCCGGAGCAGAAACGCCGCCGGGTGCAAGAACTTCTGGTCACCCACCCGGAGATGACCGACGCCGAGCTCGCCGAACAGATTGGCTCCTCACCGCGTACCGCACGCCGCTACCGGGCCGAGCTCGGCTACCACCGCTCTCCGGTGGCCACCCGTGGCCACACCCCGAGCGATGACGGCCAACGGGGCGGCCGGAACCGGGAACCGGAAACCGTGCCCGCCCACCCCTGAACCCGTGGCCGCACGCCCCGATCACGACGGCGCCGGGGTGGCCACTTGAGACCGTCCGCTCGGCCAAGCATGACTAAAGGACCGCACACTCGTGGCCACGGCCCTGGGCTCAGGTCTGAAGGGTGTTCACCGGCGGCGCCTGGGCCCTGCCGAGGTCCGTGCTGCGAAGCCGACGCCTAGCCCTTCCCGGGGCTGCCCCCACAAGAGATCGGATCGCGCCCAAGTCCTCTCCAAAAGAAGGCCGCGAACGGGGACCGCTCCGGTCGACAGGCCTCCTGCCTCGAGTGATACGCCTCGCACAAGTGATACGCGTGCGTGTCGTCGCACGCGTATCACTGGTGCGAGGCGTACGTTCGCCCCATGGACATCTACGACCTGATCAACCAGAAGGGCGGCGTCGGCAAGACCGCGTCGGCCATCTCCCTGGGGGGTGCGATGGCCGATGCGGGGGAGCGTGTGCTCCTGGTCGACCTGGACCCCCAGGGCCACCTCACCGACGCGCTGGGTGTGCCGGAGTCGCCCGACGACGCGACCCTGTCGCAGGCGATCCTGGGCGAGTGGGAGGGCCATCCGCGCGAGCTGGTGGTGGCCTACCGCGAACGCCTGCACGTACTGCCCACGTCGCTGGACATGTTCCTGCTCGACCGGGGGCTGTACATGAGCCAGGGGCGCGAGCACCGCCTGGCCCGGGTCCTGCAGCGTTTGGAGGACGACTACGACGTGTGCCTCATCGACTGCCCTCCCTCCCTGGGGGCGACCACCGACGCCGCCCTGGTCGCGGCCCGCAGCAGGGAGGGACACCGGGGCGGCCTCATCGTCCCGGTGGAGGCCGAGGACTCCTCGATCCGGGCGCTGCGGTTGCTGCTGCGGCAGATCGGCACCCTGAGCCAGGTCATGGGCGTGGACATCGACGTCCTGGGACTGGTGCCCTCGCGGTTCGACGTACGCGACGGGGCCATGGTCACCAGCGTGCTGGAGTCCTTCCGGGCCCTGGGTGCGCCGCCGGTGATCGCCGAGATCCGCAAGCGCAAGGAGGTCCGCGAGGCATGGCGGGAGAAGGTCCCGGTGACCGAGTACGCCCCCGACTCCGAAGTCGCCGGCTGGTTCCGGGACCTGGCCAAGGCGGTGCGCGGATGAGCGCGGCGAAGAGGAAGGCGGCCCCCGCCCCGGACATGGGCGGGCTCACCGACGACTGGCAGAAGATGACCTCTCTGCGCCAGGGCGAGCACGGCCGGCAGGAGGCGCCGACGCCGGCCGCCCCGGACAGGGCCCCCGCGCCGGAGGCCTCTCGATCCGGCCCCGGGGCCATGACCCGGCGCAGCTGGTACGCCAGCGCAGACGCCGTGGAGGCTCTGGCCAAGGCGGTGGACGACATCCACCACGCCACCCGAGCGCCCAAACACGCCGTCGTGTCCGAGCTGTTCCGAGTCGCGGCGGCGGCGGCCCCGCACGTGCAGCAGAAGCTCGCCCCAAAGGAGTGATACGCGTGATACTCCTCGCACGAGTGCTATGCGTCGCACTCGTGCGAGGGGTATCACGCACGGCCACAACGGCGCGGGGCCCGAAAACGGGGCTGCACAGCAGGTACCCACAAGGCCGAGAACAGCCCCGAGCCGGTGAGCGTCGCACCTTCGCACGCGTGCTACAAGTGCTACCCGTATCACGCGTGCGAGACCGTGGGGCAGGGGACGCCAAGTGAGGCCCGAGGGGGCACGGGGGCGGGCGCCAGAGCGATTTCTGGCCCACGATAAGTGGGCCTTATCGCGGGTCAGGCATGGATCCAGGGCGGCCTGGGCCGCAAGGCCCCGGGGAGCCCGCCACGCGCCCAGGGGCCGCGCGGGGCCCGGGCGCACCGCCTCAGGACAGGTCGAGGGCGGCTTTGAGCCCGGCGGCGACCCGGGTCATGGTGGCGTGGCTCAGCACCCCGACGTCCTCCAGCAGCTCATCGGCGAACAGCAGGGTGATCTCGTCGCACAGCACGTACCCGCGCAGCGGGGCATCGGCCGGCCCCAGAGGCACCACGGTGGTGCGCTCCTGCTTGCGGGTGGTGGTCAGGCGCACCGCCAGGCAGTCCCCGAGGTTGCGGTTGCGGTGGTTGTTGGAGACCACCGCGTAGGGCTTGCGCTGCTGCTCGCCCTCCTCGGTGTCCAGGTAGACCCAGTAGACGCGGCCCCGGACCGGGGTCATCGGTCTCCCTCCGGAGAGCTCCGGCGCCGGCGGCGCAGTGCGGCCCGCACCGCCCGGTCCTCGTCGTCCTGTTCAGCGGCGATGGCCTGGTACTCGGCCTCCAGCACCTGCTCCTGCAGTGCCTGGCGGCCTACCTCGATCAGGGCGGCCAGGGCGGCCGCCTCCGAGAGCTGGCCGGCGCCGGAGGGCAGGCGGATGCCGCCGCGGGCGGCGAGCACGGCCAGGGCGTCGTGCTCGGGGGTCCCCGCGGTGCGGGCGGCCTGGACGGTGCGGTCGGTGTCGGGGTCGATGGGCACCGAAGGGCGCCGGATCGTCTGGGTCATGGCCATGCCCCCTACTATGCTGCATTAAGTGCTGCAGAACGTGCTGTTCTCAGTATCGCATGTGGTCCGGTCGCGGCACAGGGGCCCGGATTGTCCTCGTCTGGAGGCCTTTGCGCGTTCCCGTGTGGCGCAGGGGGACCAAGCGCACGGCTGCAGCCCTGAGTGCCCGATGATTCCAGTAGGGTCGTCCCCACGTGCTGTGGGCCTGACCACCCCGCATCACCCCGGACATGACGAAGGCCCGGCGACCAAACCGGGCCTCGTCCAGACAAGCTGGTTGCTCTCACACAGCAACACGGCACAAGCTGGTTGCTCTCACACAGCAACACGGCACTACTAAGTACTGCTCGCCCCTGCAATAGATATCGGCCACTGTAGCCGATGGGGGAGCGGTCGGGCACCTCTTGGGTACCTGAAAACGCCGTGAGCTGTGTGGGGGCGGCCTAGAAAGCAGCCTCATGCCTACCCGCCCCGAAGCCCCCGTGCACTCCGAGGAAGCGGAGTTCCTCGGCCCCAACGACGATCGCTGGTACCGCACCCAGATCCCCGACTGGATCGCGCTGTGCCCGCAGGTGAACCACACCGCGTACCGGCTCTACGTCATCATCCGCAGCCTGATCCTGGAGAAGCAGCCGAAGAAGGTCCGGCTGCTCAGCCACGAGCAGCTCGCGTTCCTGCTGCCCGGCCCGAACGGCAAACCTTCCGGGGTGCGGACCGTCAAGGACGCCCTCCAGGTCCTCACCGAGGTCGGCCTGATCAGCAACCCCGACGGAGAACGCATCATCACCTCCTCCGGCAAGGGCACGATCCGCACGCGGCGCCGGTACCAGCTTCACGACTGGCCGACCGCCGAACTCGCCCTGAAGGTCTGGCGCAACGCCTTCGACAAGCTCGATGCGTTCACTGAGGACTGGCGCGAGACCAGAACCGATGTTTTCGCAGGTGAGGACGTCGGGCGGAATTCCGCCCCTCGAACCGAGCAGCCCTGTGACACCGCTCAGGCCTCCGCCGTGCCCACCCCCGACGGAGCCGGCGGAGACGTTTCCGCAGGTCAGTTCGTCGGGCGGAATTCCGCCAAGGCTGGGCGAGATTCCGCCCGACGTCGGCGAAATTCCGCACGCCACGCCGACGTGACCAGCGACGACGCGACCTCCCTTAAGCAGTTTCCTGAAGGAAGTCCTTCCTCCTCCTCAGGTGGCACGCAGGACTCACGTGAGGAAGAGGAGGAACAGCCTTCGGCTCGAACGACGGGCGTCACCCCCCTGGACCTGGTCCTGGCGGCTACCGACGCGACCGAGGCCGAGGCCCGGGAGCTGGTGGAGATCCTGCGGCCGGAAGCCAAAAAGTCTCTGGGCGGCTTCATCCGCACGCTGGCGGACCGGGGGGACCTGAGCCACCGGTTGTGGCTGCTGCGGCGCGAGCGTGTGCCTCAGCCCCGCACAGGCGCATCTGAGGCCGCGGGGCCCGACGCGGTGTGTGCTGAGCACCGCGAGCCGCTGGACTGCCCGGTGTGCGTGGTGCTGCACCCGCGCATGGCCCAGAGGCTGCTCGACCGGTTCGGGCCGGTGCGCCGTCCGGACCTGGCCGCCCGCCTGGCACCAGCCGACGCCTCTTCCTGATTCGCCCTGGACACACCACAGGGGCCCGGACACCGCCTGCAGGCTGAGCGCCCGGCCTCTCCCACCCATGGGATGGAAACGCTCGCATGAGCCCACACGAGGACACCCGCGTCCCGCCGCACGACCTCCAGGCCGAGCAGTCCGTGCTCGGCGGGATGATGCTCTCCGCCGACGCCGCCGTGGACGTCATGGCGGTCCTGGCGGCCGGGCACTTCTACCGGCCCGCGCACCAGGTCATCTACACCACGATCTGCTCGCTCATGGACCAGGGCGAGCCCGTAGACGTGGTCTCGGTCAACGCCGAGCTCACCCGCCGCGGCGAGTCGGAACGCGTCGGCGGCGCCCTGTACCTGTACACCCTGGCCAACGCCGTCCCCACCGCCGCGAACGCCGGCTACTACGCCCGCATCGTGTTCGACCACGCCCTGCTGCGCCGCCTGATCGAGGTCGGCACCCGCGCGGCCCAGCTGGGCTACGCCGCCCAGGGCGACCCGGTGGACCTGGTGGACGCCGTCCAGGGCGAGATCCTCGCGATCACCCAGACCCAGACCAAAGAGGAAGACCCGCTGCCGGCCGACTACCTGCCCGCCGCGATGGACCGCATCGAACAGCGCGCGGCCCAGGGCGGCGGCCTCCAAGGGCTGCCGACCGGGTTCGCTGACCTGGACGCCCTCACCAGCGGCCTGCTGGCCGGTCAGATGATCGTGATCGGCGCCCGCCCGGCAGTCGGCAAGACCACCCTGGCTCTGGACATGGCCCGCGAGGCCGCCTTCCGGGCCGGGGCGACCGTGGCGTTCTTCTCCCTGGAGATGGGCGAGGAGGAGATCGTCGACCGGATGCTCTCAGCCGAGGCACGGGTGCCATTGCACGGCATTAAGTCCGGGATGGTGAAGGACTACCACTGGGAGGCCCTCCGGGCGGTGATGCCTGTGATCAGCGACTCGAAGCTGGTGATCAAGACCGGGGTGAGCCAGCTCGCCCAGATCCGCGCGGCGTGCCGGCGTATCAAGCGGTCCCTGGGACTGCGGATGGTCGTGGTCGACTACCTCCAGCTCGTTCAGACCGACGGCCGCTACGACAGCAAGCAGCAGGAGGTCACCGAGATCTCCCGCGCATTGAAGCTGCTGGCCCAAGAGCTGGGGATCACCATGGTGGCACTGTCCCAGCTCAACCGCAGGTCCGAGGACCGCGCAGGCAAGAGGCCGCAGATGTCGGACCTGCGCGAGAGCGGCGCGATCGAGCAGGACAGCGACATCGTGATCCTGTTGCACCGCGAGGACCTGCACGACAAGGACTCCCCGCGCTCGGGCGAGGCCGACCTGCTCGTGGTCAAGCACCGCAACGGCCCTACCTGCGACATCACGGTGGCGTTCCAAGGGCACTACAGCCGCTTCGTGGACATGCACCACAGGTAGTCGGGACCCGGAATACAACAGGGCTAAGCAGTGACCGTCACGTGGTCGACCCAGGCCTCCTCCACGGCCACCCTTGCCCTTCTGAGAGGAAGAGCAAGTTATAGAGAAGAGTTACTCAAGGAGTTTTCGCAGGTAATGCCCTGGTCCTGGTTGTGGGCGGGGCTGGTGTGGGCTCAGGTGGTCTGGGTTGCGGTCAGAGGGTTCAGGCCGGGGCGGTGGTGGGGCGGCCTCGGTGCGTGTGTGCGGGTGAGCGGGGTGTTTCTTGCGGGCGGGGCGCGGGCCCGGCGGGGGCTGGTGTGCGCGCAGGGATCTCCGATCCACAGGGAAAGACACCGAAACCCGAGAAGGGAAGCACCATGCGAGAGAAGATCAAGAACGTCGTCCGCCGGATGGCCATCGTGATGGACGGGTGGTCGTGTGGCCACTGCGGCACCTGGAACAGCGACGGTGCGTCTGCCTGCCAGGGCTGCGGCAAGAGCTGAAAATCCCCGGCTCGGGGG contains:
- a CDS encoding relaxase/mobilization nuclease domain-containing protein; translated protein: MIAKVMRGKDTRGLLDYLYGPGSANEHIDPHLVAAWRTLAVPDPGRSPSPAADLAVLARRLDRFVRPRGRHHVWHCAVRVAPTDHPLDDAQWAHIARRLADAAGVAPAGDARACRWVAVRHDGVESHHIHLLATLARQDDATPDIHNDALRLRTACRELEDELGLRPTSASDRTSAPAPSRGETEKARRQGWERPTRAVLEEEARRAAAAARTEAGFFTALTGRGVLLRRRGADPVVGYALALDRDRLDSGEPVWFSGGSLAPDLSLPRVRARFAGAPVLPDPAAAAAPWPALATVVEEVARDWPYLDGGQRAAVAAALSDAFTALPLAAPEPWRPPLASAARQWSHAGRPPVAAVPTVLAAQVREAARALCAAPRTTPAAGCRRALTALVRTADQIRSWYTSHAWGPQERAAHAAGALLWELVEDNDPATYTPYR
- a CDS encoding DUF2637 domain-containing protein — protein: MPDLPSTASWWLICALALAVTGALVWGVRRATTRAARPGRRAGAVPLHGGYLAATAVIAVVALGLILVAFTMSYAALYEAATWLAHTQLHAINGGDLRFLFPLGIDAVIVYFLAMDLLMEWQGRRHALNRWAAYALSAITIILNVSQGDGSTASYLGHADSPIVIILIAEGVAAWIRHLAGLAHGQAADRIPAGRWIAHPVSTLKVVRLMLGWGITSYPQALEHEQRRQLAYAMLREQHGRTWRRHTPRHLRWMLDNGYELDTAFELTRAMTSATVAMTATEVQHLATPGGQALGHALAAPSEAEDEGNAAPYREEAGNQEATPVAPAQEELAHAAPVTDRASAASAAQVAPAPVALPEQVLAETAPTPSFRPEPVSQTEPEPAPTPTLGVLSPEQKRRRVQELLVTHPEMTDAELAEQIGSSPRTARRYRAELGYHRSPVATRGHTPSDDGQRGGRNREPETVPAHP
- a CDS encoding ParA family protein, producing MDIYDLINQKGGVGKTASAISLGGAMADAGERVLLVDLDPQGHLTDALGVPESPDDATLSQAILGEWEGHPRELVVAYRERLHVLPTSLDMFLLDRGLYMSQGREHRLARVLQRLEDDYDVCLIDCPPSLGATTDAALVAARSREGHRGGLIVPVEAEDSSIRALRLLLRQIGTLSQVMGVDIDVLGLVPSRFDVRDGAMVTSVLESFRALGAPPVIAEIRKRKEVREAWREKVPVTEYAPDSEVAGWFRDLAKAVRG
- a CDS encoding type II toxin-antitoxin system PemK/MazF family toxin is translated as MTPVRGRVYWVYLDTEEGEQQRKPYAVVSNNHRNRNLGDCLAVRLTTTRKQERTTVVPLGPADAPLRGYVLCDEITLLFADELLEDVGVLSHATMTRVAAGLKAALDLS
- the dnaB gene encoding replicative DNA helicase — protein: MSPHEDTRVPPHDLQAEQSVLGGMMLSADAAVDVMAVLAAGHFYRPAHQVIYTTICSLMDQGEPVDVVSVNAELTRRGESERVGGALYLYTLANAVPTAANAGYYARIVFDHALLRRLIEVGTRAAQLGYAAQGDPVDLVDAVQGEILAITQTQTKEEDPLPADYLPAAMDRIEQRAAQGGGLQGLPTGFADLDALTSGLLAGQMIVIGARPAVGKTTLALDMAREAAFRAGATVAFFSLEMGEEEIVDRMLSAEARVPLHGIKSGMVKDYHWEALRAVMPVISDSKLVIKTGVSQLAQIRAACRRIKRSLGLRMVVVDYLQLVQTDGRYDSKQQEVTEISRALKLLAQELGITMVALSQLNRRSEDRAGKRPQMSDLRESGAIEQDSDIVILLHREDLHDKDSPRSGEADLLVVKHRNGPTCDITVAFQGHYSRFVDMHHR